From the Ctenopharyngodon idella isolate HZGC_01 chromosome 3, HZGC01, whole genome shotgun sequence genome, one window contains:
- the spop gene encoding speckle-type POZ protein produces MSRVPSPPPPAEMTSGPVAESWCYTQIKVVKFSYMWTINNFSFCREEMGEVIKSSTFSSGANDKLKWCLRVNPKGLDEESKDYLSLYLLLVSCPKSEVRAKFKFSILNAKGEETKAMESQRAYRFVQGKDWGFKKFIRRDFLLDEANGLLPDDKLTLFCEVSVVQDSVNISGQNTMNMVKVPDCRLADELGGLWEHSRFTDCSLCVAGQEFQAHKAILAARSPVFSAMFEHEMEESKKNRVEINDVEAEVFKEMMFFIYTGKAPNLDKMADDLLAAADKYALERLKVMCEDALCTSLSVENAAEILILADLHSADQLKTQAVDFINYHASDVMETSGWKSMVASHPHLVAEAYRSLASAQCPFLGPPRKRLKQS; encoded by the exons ATGTCCAGGGTGCCGAGTCCGCCCCCTCCTGCAGAAATGACCAGCGGCCCTGTGGCCGAAAGCTGGTGTTACACacag ATCAAAGTGGTTAAGTTCTCCTATATGTGGACCATCAACAACTTCAGCTTCTGCCGGGAGGAGATGGGCGAGGTCATCAAAAGCTCTACCTTCTCTTCAGGGGCCAATGACAAGCTCAAATG GTGTTTGCGAGTGAATCCAAAAGGTCTGGATGAAGAGAGTAAAGATTATCTGTCGCTCTATCTTCTCCTGGTCAGCTGTCCTAAGAGCGAAGTTCGGGCCAAGTTTAAGTTCTCCATCCTTAATGCCAAGGGCGAGGAAACCAAAGCTATGG AGAGCCAGCGGGCGTATCGCTTTGTACAAGGAAAAGACTGGGGTTTCAAGAAGTTCATAAGGAGAGACTTCCTCCTTGATGAGGCCAATGGGCTGCTGCCTGATGACAAATTGACACTCTTCTGTGAG gtgagtGTGGTGCAGGATTCCGTGAATATCTCGGGTCAGAACACCATGAACATGGTGAAGGTTCCTGACTGCCGGCTGGCAGATGAACTGGGCGGACTGTGGGAACATTCCAGATTCACGGACTGCTCGCTTTGTGTCGCTGGGCAAGAGTTCCAGGCACACAAAGCCATTCTGGCAG cACGTTCCCCTGTTTTCAGTGCTATGTTTGAACACGAGATGGAGGAGAGTAAAAAG AACCGAGTGGAGATAAATGACGTGGAGGCTGAAGTCTTTAAAGAGATGATGTTCTTCATCTACACTGGCAAAGCACCCAACCTGGACAAGATGGCTGATGACCTGCTCGCTGCTGCTGACAAA TATGCTTTAGAGCGGCTGAAGGTGATGTGTGAGGACGCTCTGTGCACCAGTCTGTCCGTGGAAAACGCAGCAGAGATTCTGATCTTGGCTGACCTGCACAGTGCTGACCAGCTGAAGACGCAGGCCGTCGACTTCATCAACTA tcATGCGTCCGATGTGATGGAGACCTCAgggtggaagtcaatggtggcgTCCcatcctcacctggttgccgaaGCATACCGCTCCCTGGCCTCCGCCCAGTGCCCTTTCCTGGGCCCTCCCCGCAAACGCCTCAAACAGTCTTAG